DNA sequence from the Cohnella herbarum genome:
TTCAATGAATAATGGCAGTAGGAAATAATAGCGTCTACTTCAATTTGCGGGAGCAGCGTCTCGAATAACGGAATCGGCAAGCCGCAAATGCCGTAAAATCGGATTTTCCCTTCGGCCTTTAATCTCTCCAACGCCGGAATGGCTTCTTCCAGAATAATGCCGGAGGAAACAAACTCGATGTCGTGCAAGTACAAAATGTCGACATAGTCCGTGTTTAGCCTCGAGAAGCTTTCCTCCAAACTTGCCGTAATCCGCTTCGCGCTGAAATCGAATTGGTCTACCCCGTATCTTCCCGCTTTCGTAGATAACAAAAATCGATCCCTCGGCAGCTCCTTGATCGCTTTGCCTAATACCGTCTCCGCTTTTGTCAATCCGTAATACGGGGAAACATCGATATAATTAATGCCGGCATCCAGTGCTTCATGCACGGTTCGGATCGCTTCCGACTCATTCGTTTCGCGAAACACCGATCCAAGCGATGATGCTCCGAAGCTTAACGCCGACACGTTCAAGCCGGTCCGGCCTAGCGAACGATATTTCATTACAGAATCACTCCATCTTTGAAAATTGCGATTTCACGGAAGCCGTTCGATTCGTTATGCGTACGGACGTCGCCGGAAGCGATGTCGAGGAGTCGATTCCATAGCTCCTCCGTTAGTTCGTCCATTCCTTTGCCGTCTAGAAGCTGCCCGGCATCGTAATCGATCCAATTTTTCTTGCGGGTCGCCAGTTCGCTGTTCGTCGATATCTTCACCGTCGGGACCGGCCCGCCGAACGGTGTTCCTCTGCCCGTCGTGAAGAGAACGATATGCGCGCCTCCAGCGGACAGAGCCGTTACGGATACGAGATCATTGCCCGGCGCTTCGAGCAAATTAAGCCCTTCCTTGCGCACGCGATCTCCATAAGCGACGACATCGGCGACGATAGAATGTCCGCCTTTTTGCGTGCAGCCCAAAGACTTCTCTTCCAGCGTGCTGATCCCTCCGGCCTTGTTGCCAGGCGAAGGATTCTCGTAGATCTCTTGATCATGACGGATAAAATATTGCTTGAAATCGTTCACGAGCGAGACGATCCTTCCGAAAACTTCCTCATTCCGCGCGCGATTCATCAGAATCGTCTCCGCGCCGAACATCTCCGGCACCTCGGTCAGTATCGCGGTTCCACCCGTTGCGATCAATCTGTCGGAAACGGAGCCGACAAGCGGATTCGCGGTAATCCCCGACAATCCGTCCGAACCGCCGCATTTCAAGCCGAGCTTTAGCTTG
Encoded proteins:
- a CDS encoding aldo/keto reductase, which encodes MKYRSLGRTGLNVSALSFGASSLGSVFRETNESEAIRTVHEALDAGINYIDVSPYYGLTKAETVLGKAIKELPRDRFLLSTKAGRYGVDQFDFSAKRITASLEESFSRLNTDYVDILYLHDIEFVSSGIILEEAIPALERLKAEGKIRFYGICGLPIPLFETLLPQIEVDAIISYCHYSLNDTALLGLLPLLESKGIGLVNASPLSMGLLSTRGTPDWHLASPELKAACLQAAELCASRGYDIAKLAVQYSTSNERIPTTLVSTANPDNIRNNAAWTDEPIDEELLKDVLDLLAPVHDRTWVSGRPEYNVGIQV